From Alligator mississippiensis isolate rAllMis1 chromosome 1, rAllMis1, whole genome shotgun sequence:
GCCAATTGCCTTGAGTCCCAACTGGCTtagaggcaaggccagggcctgtgagGCCAGAGGTCCCAGAGGGGGCCGCTGCCAACAGGGAAAGGGGTCTAAGGAGTTTGCAGCCCCAAATGATGGCAGAGGGTAGGCCACCTGAGTTAGAGGGATCCAGGTCAGGGTCCGAATGTCAGCTGGGAATAtactggggcccagtgtggggctgaagccatatagtgatgccatctgtgaggcatgggacatagtGTAGGAGCAGTAtggagctgtgtattatgcccttggcatcagggcactaaatgggcagcctcccacctaggaACAACTATTTAACTTGGTTCCAGCAAAGCTGTGGCAGGTGAGccaggtgggtggactgccctagacaggtagACGGGCCAATGCTTGGACCAGCTTCAAgacagccccctgtcacaccTCCAGCCTGTCTGATTCCTCCTTCCAGGGCCCTGTCCCTTCTTCCCTGTAATGGGCATTGAAGGGGTCCCATTACAGCAAACTCTAGaacagggacgggcaattatttcaggtgaagggccacttattgagtttcggcaagccatcgaggcccacatgacaggcagtcaggggtggataaatgttaatttttctaaaatttttaggggtctcATGGGCTGGATATCGTGGCCTGGtggaccgcattttgcccacccctgctctagaactAGGAGCAGCACTGCATCCAGACTACATATAGCACTGCTGAGAAACAGAGCTTGTTAGTCCAGGCTCAGGACCATGCAGATTCAGCTACACTGTTTCCAGTTCCAGAGTCAGCATGAGACCAGGTACCAGTCTCTCTATGTAGTGCTTCTTTGTGCCATGTTGACTCTGATACATGAGCTAGCAAGTTGACAGGTCTCTCAGGATCTCTCTGCACAGTTCTCCATTGTGCTGTATAAACATATCCCAGATACCGGAGTACAGCTACTTTTAAAAATGAGTAGAGATGTGAAGTGAGTGGTTTTTCAAAGTGACATTAAGAAGCGGAGTGTTTCAGACTAATGATACAAAGGCAAGCTTCTTCATGAAAGCAGTGCTATTAGTGCCCTGATATTACAATTGAGGTTGGAAGGctggggagaaaggagaaatTGATAGACATGAAGATTTAGTTCCTAGACAAGATGAGACAGATGGTGACTTCGATGGAGGTGTAAGGTCAGAAAGAAGAATGGAAGGTGAGGCAATTTTCAGAGAGACTGAGAGAATAAAGTTGCTGGGCTCTAAGTAGTGATCAAAATGTAGCTTTCAAAAGAGAACATAGCAATTTTCTCAGCATCCTCAGTGAAGAAATGGAGAAAGAATAATAACAGTGTTTACCAGTTAAATGGAATTTTTCACCTTCAGCTTTCTTTACTAAAGGAAGTACCACTGGAATTTGGATTATGGGTGATTCTAACAACAATGTAATTGCAATATGAGACATTCCATGCTTGCTGAACTGGTAGAATTTCAATCATTGGTTTCTTCCAGATGTATTTTGTCTTTTAAGTAAAACCTATCAGTATCTTAAAAATCAGAACTGCAACAAACTCTGATTTGTGTTAATAAAGAATGTGGTGAGATGGACTAGCTCCAGCTGTTCTAATCCTACCAGTTTTCATCCATGCTTCTACACACACATTGCAGGGATTTTTACCTCccttggcttttgtttttttcacataCTAGTAAGTGTCCAAGTAATCAGTTGTTCTTTCACTGAATGTCAGATGAGATGTACCCAAAAGTAAACAGCTAGGTTGAGTTCAGTTAGAAAAAACCCGAGATGCCTCCCCAAGGCTTTTTTAAGCTCAGGGTTTGAAGCTTCCTATATGGTActatagcttttaaaaatatcaccTAGAAAACTCTCAGAATGCACCAGAAAACTTTGCTATCACCATAATTCCTTACAATTTCCCTTGTCCTCCAAGAAGTGTGTGCCTTTTTTAGGGACATGATCATTTGATAGATGTCACTTTACAAGACAGGGGAAGTTTTAAGGCTCCACAACTATTAATCCTTGTTTTCTCCCAATGATCCTTTATAAATATTTGGGATTTGGCACTGTGCTTTCTCTCTATTGTTAAAGTGAAGTGTTTACTGTGAATGCAGTAAGTGACAATCTGTGTTACAGTTACATGCAGTAAAATCATCAGACTGCCAGCTCTGTGTTAATGTcatctttccttttccctttttttttttttttttttaatctcctgcAGCAAACACGCACTTGCTATACAAAGTCTACTAAGCAGAACAAGCTTCAGTACCCATCTTCATCAAGGGACTCCCACTTCACTCCTTCGCCAGCCTTCATACCTCACAGTCCCAGGCCTGCTGCTGACCAAAATAATGAGCATCCCCAGAGAGCTGGTCAAAACAAGCCACATCATGTAAATGGTCTTGGGGCCTCCCAGAAGGACTTGAAAAATGTTGACCAAGGAGACTTCACCCAAATCTCCAATGATGTCTCCAGCACCTCATGGTCATTTCAGCGAAGCAAGTCTCTCTTCTGCCTGCCCACAGTGAGCTCCTCTCCAGGCTCAGATTTTCTTCACTTCAGTGAACCATCCCAGATTTTATGTACCGGGTCACCTGTAAATAGATTAAAAACATGGAGGTGCAGCCCCAAACTTAATATAGATGACCTGGAAGGGGTGCTGGAGACTGATGTGGACACAGGGATGAAGCTGTCCTTTTCAGATCTATCTGTGGTCTCTGCATACTCAGCCCTTAATGGATTTTGCAGTGATTTGGAAGCTTCTCTTCCCTCCCAAAGGCGAAGGGTCAGTAAATCCAAACAGGTGCTctccaaaggaaggccactctCATTCATGTGCAATACCCTGGAGTTTTCTGGTGGTTCACTTCCTTCTCTTTCTGAGTGGTCTTCCGGCTCCTTCATGTCACATCCAGAATCCCCCTTAGCATCTCACTCCCAGCTCAAACAGTCGCTGAGAACAACCCCTTGTTCTCTGAATGGCAATAAACCACCTGGAGGTATGCAGCCAGGTCCTCCAGCTAATGAAGAAGAATTCTACATCTGAGCCTTCTCTGTACTACACCCTTCATTGTAAATACATGCATGTGTGGATTATAGCAGTGCACTTCTACCTTCTGAGCAAGCTGGGCAGCTAAGAAACATCCTTGCTCATTGCTGAGGGAAAGGTATTGCACCGAAGTGTGCTAAATATCAGAAAGGGTGTCCACACAGCACGGTGATGGGTGCCTCAGAAACATGCATAATAATACAGGGTAAGATTGTGCCCACCAGATTCATACTGATAGGATGGTCTGCATTTAGTTCTTCCCATGGTCAGGCTGATGAGGGGTTTTGTCACTGATCTTTAGCCTGTGGTAAAGGAAGTGCCAAGAGTGTAATCCATCTttccccagcaagcagctggaaagacactgaaaagaaaatgcaacTAAGAGCTGCAGTAACTTCTCTGAGAAGCACTTGCAGAGAGCCTGATTTCCTTCTTCCAAGAGGCTCCAGAATCAGGTAGGCAGACTGGTAGAGTAGCTCCAGTGGAGTCAGACAAAGTGGTTGAGTGCCAAGCAGTTCAGGCCACCTCCTGGTCTCTGGGAATCTGCAGATTTGGAGAGAAGCCACTTATCCATGCCCTCAGGAAGAAGGAACCCACCACATGCCCACCCTAGAAGAGTCGGACTGAGAGGAATCTAGGGTAGCTCTACTCCGCATCTTCCCCAAAGTGCACCCcattgtttttttctgatgtgAGGAGAATGGATTGTTAGGACTGCAATGCAACTCCCTATTTTGGGGATCTGTTATTATTTTAGAGGTAAAAATCCATTTCATACAGAAGTTTAGCATGCCTGGTCCTAGCTCAAGAGCATTTGTGTCTGTATAAAACACATTTCTAGCCAGacttgtatttttaatttatcCAGAGGGGAAAATGCGTACAGTTTTACTGGTTTGGGCTTTCTGGGCTTTCAAGTTAAAGTATTGGCAAGCTATTCTGGTCTAATTATTTTTGGTATTTAAGGAAAAAATGTAACTGTAACAAGCGTTTCAAATTGCATCACATGTCCAGAAAATGTCTTCCTGTGTTACAGTACTGGAACTGGCTACTGCCCTGACCTAGCCAGTAAGAGAACTTAGGTTAAGGtagtgcatatatatgtatatctacaTTTAATTCATAGACAAGAACAGTTAAGTATAGCTGCAGAGTCATCCCTCTGATAAAGCAAGTATATCagcattaaaggagaaaaactaaGCACCTGGTATTACTCAGAAGAATATCCAGTTTTCAAAGCAAACATCCTAAATAAATAGTTACACAAGAAGACTGGAATAATCTCCTAAACTACATTCTGGTCCCCACAGTAAATACATAGTTTATAACTTCCCACAaatcatactttaaaaaaaatccatccccATATAGGCTGAGTGAATTAAATCCAAATTTAGTTATTATATATCAATTAAAGTCATTCTCCAAATCCATGA
This genomic window contains:
- the FAM124A gene encoding protein FAM124A isoform X1, translating into MEKAAGGDDECVDSGAETGGSEYSRMSSTSSELSVEDVHDPFLVSVHIITDPGESKILQQAIDKLLAWIHPDLQLFRVSERRIARKRSKSIKAAVSQPALAVILFLQEDYGEEPILQLHEAFQRPPWHYHHREQVHGKFLPYLPCSQDFFTLAQGTPLWAIRPVHYGKEIIRFTIYCRNENFVDMLKLYELILKRPVCQKKADFCVFTVYSNMDIDVQFSLKRLPKGQIPTLTESAVLEFRVKDVGHLVPLLPNPCSPISEGRWQTEDHDGNKILLQQTRTCYTKSTKQNKLQYPSSSRDSHFTPSPAFIPHSPRPAADQNNEHPQRAGQNKPHHVNGLGASQKDLKNVDQGDFTQISNDVSSTSWSFQRSKSLFCLPTVSSSPGSDFLHFSEPSQILCTGSPVNRLKTWRCSPKLNIDDLEGVLETDVDTGMKLSFSDLSVVSAYSALNGFCSDLEASLPSQRRRVSKSKQVLSKGRPLSFMCNTLEFSGGSLPSLSEWSSGSFMSHPESPLASHSQLKQSLRTTPCSLNGNKPPGGMQPGPPANEEEFYI
- the FAM124A gene encoding protein FAM124A isoform X2, producing MSSTSSELSVEDVHDPFLVSVHIITDPGESKILQQAIDKLLAWIHPDLQLFRVSERRIARKRSKSIKAAVSQPALAVILFLQEDYGEEPILQLHEAFQRPPWHYHHREQVHGKFLPYLPCSQDFFTLAQGTPLWAIRPVHYGKEIIRFTIYCRNENFVDMLKLYELILKRPVCQKKADFCVFTVYSNMDIDVQFSLKRLPKGQIPTLTESAVLEFRVKDVGHLVPLLPNPCSPISEGRWQTEDHDGNKILLQQTRTCYTKSTKQNKLQYPSSSRDSHFTPSPAFIPHSPRPAADQNNEHPQRAGQNKPHHVNGLGASQKDLKNVDQGDFTQISNDVSSTSWSFQRSKSLFCLPTVSSSPGSDFLHFSEPSQILCTGSPVNRLKTWRCSPKLNIDDLEGVLETDVDTGMKLSFSDLSVVSAYSALNGFCSDLEASLPSQRRRVSKSKQVLSKGRPLSFMCNTLEFSGGSLPSLSEWSSGSFMSHPESPLASHSQLKQSLRTTPCSLNGNKPPGGMQPGPPANEEEFYI